A genomic window from Luteolibacter sp. LG18 includes:
- a CDS encoding glycoside hydrolase family 16 protein, which produces MKPLCLLLALTLSAQAAPWRLAWSDDFNQAGAPDPKKWTYEKGFVRNQELQFYTDNRRENARVEGGNLVIEGRKEAFPNPAFVAGAKDWQKSRKDAEYTSACLITKGLKSFQYGKIEVRAKLPEGKGVWPAIWMLGDSRGPVRWPMCGEIDIMEFVTHEPGTIFGTLHFAKPGTTQHQSVGGKIKSDDIHKNFHVYGVEWNEKTLTFLFDDKPYKTVDLEVAGVGEDNPFRKPFYLMLNLAIGGSWGKDPDPKVYPQKFEIDWVKVWER; this is translated from the coding sequence ATGAAACCGCTCTGCCTTCTCCTCGCCCTCACGCTTTCCGCCCAAGCTGCTCCGTGGCGTCTCGCCTGGTCCGATGACTTCAACCAGGCCGGGGCTCCCGATCCCAAGAAGTGGACTTACGAGAAGGGCTTTGTTCGCAACCAGGAGCTCCAGTTCTACACCGACAATCGCCGCGAGAACGCGCGGGTGGAGGGTGGCAACCTGGTGATCGAGGGTCGCAAGGAGGCATTTCCGAATCCCGCCTTTGTGGCCGGAGCGAAGGACTGGCAGAAGTCCCGGAAGGACGCCGAATACACCTCGGCCTGCCTGATCACGAAGGGGCTGAAGAGCTTCCAATACGGCAAGATCGAGGTGAGGGCGAAGCTGCCGGAGGGCAAGGGCGTGTGGCCGGCGATCTGGATGCTCGGCGATAGCCGCGGCCCGGTCCGCTGGCCGATGTGCGGGGAGATCGACATCATGGAGTTCGTGACCCACGAGCCGGGGACGATTTTCGGCACGCTGCATTTCGCGAAGCCGGGCACGACGCAGCACCAGTCGGTGGGAGGCAAGATCAAGTCCGACGATATCCACAAGAACTTCCACGTCTATGGCGTGGAGTGGAACGAGAAGACGCTGACGTTCCTCTTCGATGACAAACCCTACAAGACCGTCGATCTGGAGGTGGCGGGAGTGGGGGAAGACAATCCGTTCCGCAAGCCCTTCTACCTGATGCTGAACCTCGCCATCGGCGGCTCCTGGGGCAAGGACCCGGACCCGAAGGTGTATCCGCAGAAGTTCGAGATCGATTGGGTGAAGGTGTGGGAGAGGTAG
- a CDS encoding helix-turn-helix domain-containing protein, translated as MDPSASSSALKTATEIAAYFNVDPRTIHYWAANGTIPVAFRKDKVVRFRLEDVLASNQAPPMQMAVALATRPDEERSVELVILALSLVLGPEFPRIPAVDLDGLTMGEVEEIQAHCSAFQTDLSGLATFEERAHYAEGIIEGARAAASVL; from the coding sequence ATGGATCCGTCGGCTTCCTCTTCAGCGCTCAAGACCGCGACCGAGATCGCGGCCTACTTCAACGTCGATCCCCGCACCATCCACTACTGGGCAGCGAACGGCACGATCCCGGTGGCCTTCCGCAAGGACAAGGTGGTTCGCTTTCGCTTGGAGGACGTCCTCGCGTCAAATCAGGCACCTCCCATGCAAATGGCTGTGGCGCTCGCTACTCGTCCTGATGAAGAGCGGTCTGTTGAACTGGTTATCCTAGCCCTAAGCCTGGTGCTTGGTCCCGAGTTTCCACGGATTCCTGCGGTGGACCTCGATGGCTTGACCATGGGCGAAGTCGAAGAGATCCAAGCTCATTGCTCCGCTTTCCAAACCGACTTGAGTGGCTTGGCAACGTTCGAAGAAAGGGCGCACTACGCCGAGGGCATCATCGAAGGGGCTAGAGCCGCTGCATCAGTGCTCTAG
- the rbfA gene encoding 30S ribosome-binding factor RbfA — MSKRLDRVNELLRREISAVVQKDYEWHGKLVTVNDVEVTQDLKEGKVWIGVLGGSHEPVIEKLNNDHGAIQSKIMKRIVLKSTPVLRFRFDGSAERGVDIVNLLQEVDKLPKAKDEPTEEA; from the coding sequence ATGTCCAAACGACTCGACCGGGTGAACGAACTGCTCCGCCGCGAAATCAGCGCGGTGGTGCAGAAGGATTATGAATGGCACGGCAAGCTCGTGACCGTGAACGACGTCGAGGTCACCCAGGACCTCAAGGAGGGCAAGGTCTGGATCGGCGTGCTCGGCGGCAGCCATGAGCCGGTGATCGAGAAGCTCAACAACGACCACGGCGCGATCCAATCGAAGATCATGAAACGCATCGTGCTGAAATCGACGCCGGTGCTGCGTTTCCGCTTCGATGGCTCCGCCGAACGCGGCGTGGACATCGTCAACCTCCTCCAGGAGGTCGACAAGCTCCCGAAGGCCAAGGACGAGCCGACGGAAGAAGCCTGA
- the infB gene encoding translation initiation factor IF-2 codes for MPKDSDKTPEKKPKVLDLIETPKKPSRRERQREEASQVKTVDDAKREALDLFAEEKKPKVRKTSQSGKTILPTISKLLSEEEAPAKAPEPEPAPAPAPVVAAPEPAPVAQEEIDDPKLVVIKPPILVSELAARLGLKPFQVMADLIKLSVFVAPNQPIDPEVAAKVCEVHGFRFEREKREKGGGVHKVEEVIKEPEAPKVEPEDQLKLRPPIVTIMGHVDHGKTTLLDKFRNARVAAGEAGGITQHVGAYQIVHEGHPITFLDTPGHAIFSDMRARGADITDIVVIVVAANDGIMPQTLEAIKHAKAANKTTIVAITKIDLPSANILRVKTQLAENGLQTTDFGGDTEFAEVSAFTGEGMNTLLELIALQAEVLELKSNPKGNARAAVIEARIVPGRGASATVIVESGTLKVGAPFICGPFYGKVKGMFNDRGEAIKQAPPGMPVEVIGFDELPNVGDHLSEMKNEREAKALAVERQETQRRQRLTPQHRARMEDLYAMVNEGGGKAQLKLILKCDVQGSVEAIKKAVLAIESKKVECVFITSAAGPITESDIQYAGSTDAIVLGFNVKVEGKAVKAAKAEDVQIKLYSIVYELIDQVREAMLGLLDPLTREKIIGHAEVRQVFKLSRGRAAGSYVTDGKIHRKAHARVIRGGIPVFDGRMSTLRRFTEEVEEVKNAYECGIRLGEFNEYQEGDVIECYTLEKIAQTL; via the coding sequence ATGCCTAAAGATAGCGACAAGACTCCCGAGAAAAAACCGAAGGTGCTCGATTTGATCGAGACACCGAAGAAGCCGTCGCGTCGTGAACGCCAGCGCGAGGAAGCCTCGCAGGTGAAGACCGTCGATGACGCGAAGCGGGAGGCCCTCGATCTATTCGCGGAGGAGAAGAAGCCGAAGGTCCGCAAGACGAGCCAGTCGGGCAAGACGATCCTTCCGACCATTTCCAAGCTCCTCAGCGAAGAGGAAGCTCCCGCGAAGGCTCCGGAACCGGAACCCGCTCCGGCCCCTGCCCCGGTGGTGGCCGCGCCGGAACCCGCTCCGGTCGCCCAGGAGGAAATCGACGATCCGAAGCTGGTCGTCATCAAGCCCCCGATCCTCGTCAGCGAATTGGCCGCCCGCCTCGGGCTGAAGCCGTTCCAGGTGATGGCGGATCTCATCAAGCTTTCCGTCTTCGTCGCCCCGAACCAGCCGATCGATCCGGAAGTCGCCGCCAAGGTGTGCGAGGTCCATGGGTTCCGCTTCGAGCGCGAGAAGCGCGAGAAGGGCGGCGGCGTCCACAAGGTGGAGGAAGTCATCAAGGAGCCGGAAGCCCCGAAGGTGGAGCCGGAAGACCAGCTCAAGCTGCGCCCGCCGATCGTCACGATCATGGGCCACGTCGACCACGGCAAGACGACCCTCCTCGACAAGTTCCGCAATGCCCGCGTGGCGGCCGGTGAAGCCGGTGGCATCACGCAGCACGTCGGTGCCTACCAGATCGTCCACGAAGGCCATCCGATCACCTTCCTGGACACCCCGGGCCACGCCATCTTCTCCGACATGCGCGCCCGCGGTGCGGACATCACCGACATCGTGGTGATCGTCGTGGCCGCGAACGACGGCATCATGCCGCAGACCTTGGAAGCGATCAAACACGCCAAGGCCGCGAACAAGACCACCATCGTCGCGATCACCAAGATCGACCTGCCCTCCGCGAACATCCTGCGCGTGAAAACGCAGCTCGCCGAAAACGGCCTCCAGACCACGGACTTCGGTGGCGACACCGAATTCGCCGAGGTTTCCGCCTTCACCGGCGAGGGCATGAACACCCTGCTCGAGCTGATCGCCCTCCAGGCCGAGGTGCTCGAACTGAAGTCGAATCCGAAGGGCAATGCCCGTGCCGCCGTGATCGAGGCCCGCATCGTGCCGGGCCGCGGCGCTTCCGCCACGGTCATCGTCGAGTCCGGCACCCTCAAGGTCGGTGCCCCGTTCATCTGCGGCCCGTTCTACGGCAAGGTGAAGGGCATGTTCAACGACCGCGGCGAAGCCATCAAGCAGGCCCCTCCGGGCATGCCGGTGGAAGTCATCGGCTTCGACGAACTGCCGAACGTGGGCGACCACCTCTCCGAGATGAAGAACGAGCGCGAGGCCAAGGCCCTCGCCGTGGAGCGCCAGGAGACCCAGCGTCGCCAGCGTCTGACCCCGCAGCACCGCGCCCGCATGGAAGACCTCTATGCGATGGTCAACGAAGGCGGCGGCAAGGCCCAGCTCAAGCTGATCCTGAAGTGCGACGTGCAGGGTTCCGTGGAGGCCATCAAGAAGGCCGTCCTCGCCATCGAATCGAAGAAGGTCGAGTGCGTGTTCATCACGTCCGCGGCCGGTCCAATCACCGAGTCCGACATCCAGTATGCCGGCTCCACCGATGCCATCGTGCTCGGCTTCAACGTGAAGGTCGAGGGCAAGGCCGTGAAGGCCGCCAAGGCCGAAGACGTGCAGATCAAGCTCTACTCGATCGTCTATGAGCTGATCGACCAGGTCCGCGAGGCCATGCTCGGCCTCCTCGATCCCCTCACCCGCGAGAAGATCATCGGCCACGCCGAGGTCCGCCAGGTGTTCAAGCTCTCCCGCGGCCGCGCCGCCGGCAGCTACGTCACCGACGGCAAGATCCACCGCAAGGCCCACGCCCGCGTCATCCGCGGCGGCATCCCGGTCTTCGACGGCCGCATGTCCACCCTCCGCCGGTTCACCGAGGAAGTGGAAGAGGTCAAGAACGCCTACGAGTGCGGTATCCGCCTCGGCGAGTTCAACGAATACCAGGAAGGCGACGTCATCGAGTGCTACACGCTCGAGAAGATCGCGCAAACGCTCTGA
- the nusA gene encoding transcription termination factor NusA gives MTNDIVALIDYYEKEKGIDRDKVVAALEYAFISAYRKMVPGAEAIETLRADVNTRKGETRIWASLAVVTDEEYSDKFNQVPLKLAEKKKPGSQAGDLMEFDVTPKDFGRIAVQTAKQTMMQRLRQAEKEMIYEEFKDRAGDIVSGTVRRFERNDVMIDLGKFEGIMPNRERVQGEDYNIGDRIRAYVLAVENEGRGPEIILSRSHPNFVRRLFEAEVNEISDRTVEIRGVAREAGFRTKIAVWSNDTKVDPVGACVGLRGARVKNIVRELNNEKVDIIRWSEDPREFVKEALKPAEIRSISVDETGKVVHVTVDEADLSKAIGRKGQNARLTSRLMGWDVQVRKDETKEEQLKAKIGGAAHTLGEQLGLTDELAEKLTFAGGATAEMVIDMPADYIASALGISDDEAETILEKARELAGA, from the coding sequence ATGACCAACGACATCGTCGCCCTCATCGACTACTACGAGAAGGAAAAAGGCATCGACCGGGACAAGGTCGTCGCCGCGCTCGAGTACGCCTTCATCTCCGCCTACCGCAAGATGGTCCCCGGGGCCGAGGCGATCGAGACGCTGCGCGCCGATGTGAACACGCGCAAGGGCGAGACCCGCATCTGGGCCAGCCTCGCCGTGGTCACCGATGAGGAATACAGCGACAAGTTCAACCAGGTCCCGCTGAAGCTCGCCGAGAAGAAGAAGCCGGGCTCGCAGGCCGGCGACCTGATGGAATTCGACGTCACGCCGAAGGACTTCGGCCGCATCGCCGTGCAGACCGCGAAGCAGACGATGATGCAGCGCCTCCGCCAGGCGGAGAAGGAGATGATTTACGAGGAGTTCAAGGACCGTGCCGGCGACATCGTCTCGGGCACCGTCCGCCGCTTCGAGCGCAACGACGTCATGATCGACCTCGGCAAGTTCGAGGGCATCATGCCGAACCGCGAGCGAGTGCAGGGCGAGGACTACAACATCGGCGACCGCATCCGCGCCTACGTGCTGGCGGTGGAAAACGAAGGCCGCGGCCCGGAGATCATCCTCTCCCGCAGCCACCCGAACTTCGTCCGCCGCCTGTTCGAAGCCGAAGTGAACGAAATTTCCGACCGCACCGTGGAGATCCGCGGCGTGGCCCGCGAAGCCGGTTTCCGCACCAAGATCGCCGTCTGGAGCAATGACACGAAGGTCGACCCCGTCGGTGCCTGCGTGGGCCTGCGCGGCGCGCGCGTGAAGAACATCGTCCGCGAGCTGAACAACGAGAAGGTCGACATCATCCGCTGGAGCGAGGATCCCCGCGAGTTCGTGAAGGAAGCCCTCAAGCCCGCGGAAATCCGCTCCATCTCGGTCGACGAGACCGGCAAGGTGGTCCACGTCACCGTCGATGAAGCCGACCTCAGCAAGGCCATCGGCCGCAAGGGCCAGAACGCCCGCCTCACCTCCCGCCTGATGGGCTGGGACGTGCAGGTCCGCAAGGACGAGACCAAGGAGGAGCAGCTCAAGGCCAAGATCGGCGGGGCCGCCCACACCTTGGGCGAACAGCTCGGCCTGACCGACGAACTCGCCGAGAAACTCACCTTCGCCGGCGGCGCCACCGCCGAGATGGTCATCGACATGCCGGCGGACTACATCGCCAGCGCGCTCGGCATCTCCGACGACGAGGCCGAGACCATCCTCGAGAAGGCCCGCGAACTCGCCGGTGCCTGA
- a CDS encoding HAD-IIIA family hydrolase, with product MIRTIFFDAAGTLIEPAEPVAAVYVRHFAAAGWEVSEAAVKGAFRTVFATLPPPAYAAAADGDSAERAWWRSVVEETARASGIEATGGEFDACFANLFAHYASGEAWTVFPEVREVLARLREEGCRLAVVSNFDRRLHGILADFGLDREFEVVVTSADAGARKPDAAIFRHALAAMVARPSDTVHIGDHGLADGEGAAAVGIEAFVLDRPRTTLIDALGWLRLKN from the coding sequence GTGATCCGAACGATCTTTTTCGATGCCGCAGGCACCCTGATCGAGCCCGCCGAACCGGTCGCCGCGGTCTACGTGCGACATTTCGCCGCGGCTGGCTGGGAGGTGTCCGAGGCTGCCGTGAAGGGGGCCTTCCGGACCGTCTTCGCCACCCTGCCGCCCCCGGCCTATGCCGCCGCCGCGGACGGAGACTCCGCCGAGCGAGCCTGGTGGCGATCGGTGGTCGAGGAAACCGCGCGGGCCTCCGGGATCGAGGCGACCGGTGGGGAGTTCGATGCCTGTTTCGCGAACCTGTTCGCCCACTACGCGAGCGGCGAGGCATGGACGGTGTTTCCGGAGGTCCGGGAAGTCCTCGCCCGGTTACGGGAGGAGGGATGCCGGCTCGCCGTGGTGTCGAACTTCGATCGCCGCCTGCACGGCATTCTCGCCGACTTTGGCTTGGACCGGGAGTTCGAGGTGGTGGTCACCTCGGCCGACGCGGGAGCGCGCAAGCCTGATGCCGCCATCTTCCGGCACGCGCTCGCGGCGATGGTGGCCCGGCCTTCCGATACCGTCCACATCGGCGACCACGGCCTCGCCGATGGGGAGGGGGCGGCGGCGGTGGGGATCGAGGCGTTCGTGCTGGATCGACCGCGGACCACGTTGATTGACGCTTTGGGGTGGCTGCGGTTGAAAAACTGA
- the hrpA gene encoding ATP-dependent RNA helicase HrpA — protein sequence MNYPAALPVVAHRDEIVAAIRAHPVVVVVSETGSGKTTQLPKMVVEALGQDPRRIGCTQPRRLAAASVAKRVAEELKVPLGGFVGYQVRFEEKMSRETRIKFMTDGILLAETQGDRSLKQYGALILDEAHERSLNIDFLLGYLKGLLETRRDLKLVISSATLDAGAFSEFFGGCPVIEAPGRTFPVQEVSLPGDEDEELSSQVVRGVEWLNDVDPRGDVLVFLPGEREIRECADALVGQRYPNTEILPLFARLGLADQQKVFNPGRQRRIILATNVAETSLTIPGIVCVIDSGLARISRWSPGRGVQRLQVEPVSQASARQRKGRCGRVREGICVRLYDESDLTDRPEFNDPEIRRSSLAGVILRMKSLGLPPIEEFPFLDPPAPKAISEGYRTLREVGALDEDKELTEAGRQMSRLPVDPRLGRMLLEAREEGCLAEILPIVSGLESNDPRERPPEKAKEADQAHARWKDDQSDFTGMLRLWIDVNRFREGRNWKRNALRKYCKDAFLNFRRVTEWANVHDELAELLTRELKWKLQPLAATVEKAATYPAIHCALLSGAPRQFGLWDRDSKSYKSASGGFFAIFPGSGLFGGKRWEWVMGMELVETSRLWARRVARIDPEWIEKVAPHLCRSRYGEAYWDEPHGVVYGKQTVICGGLPIIVGRRVHYGRVDHKAARQIFLREGLMAGKLRRKAEYQARMEELREEIGAIEQKLRRPGGLWSEEAVEAFFEKAIPNEIATASAFNKWADKNGEALMLSTTDVVLEDLDDLGLESYPDSIQRDGEEYTLYYHAAPGERDDGVTIGVHIDQLPHLPDWLPAWGVGGDLRERVEILIRSLPKDLRRVCQPVSEMTDSFTCLWQDAPPDDALDKVLAAHLRERTRYPIEPKDFDFSKLPPELVTKVWVCDDEGREMAFGTDVAALKMKLAGRLKSRFEAAANESWERRGMNAWDGEALPLRSETSAGVAYPALVDEGGSIGVRAFSNEEEAFQAHRGGCVRLLHLAQADQVNHLRKRFPLGMVAKIELPRLGVGGTAVEDLIALAAEGAMGRVLPRSPAEFHKTAQNARGLWHDAAAKIGHALDEMLVHLPEIRRWLDAHRGNRNYDEIVRDVDEELSWLFRARFAWRAGFARFLDYPRRLRAIRSRLGRVDSLPLVKDLEKVDRFVKFWDPWMNRWVAKPEDPRLWDHGWQLEEFRVSLFAPDVPVLAKVSEKKLAEFV from the coding sequence TTGAACTACCCGGCGGCGCTGCCGGTGGTCGCGCACCGCGATGAGATCGTGGCGGCAATCCGTGCCCATCCGGTGGTGGTGGTGGTCAGCGAGACCGGTTCCGGCAAGACCACCCAGCTTCCGAAGATGGTGGTCGAGGCGCTCGGCCAGGACCCGCGGCGGATCGGCTGCACCCAGCCGCGGCGTCTGGCGGCGGCGAGTGTGGCGAAGCGCGTGGCCGAGGAGCTGAAGGTGCCGCTCGGCGGGTTTGTGGGCTATCAGGTCCGTTTCGAGGAGAAGATGTCCCGCGAGACGCGGATCAAATTCATGACGGACGGCATCCTGCTCGCGGAGACGCAGGGCGACCGCTCGCTGAAGCAATACGGCGCGCTGATCCTCGACGAGGCGCACGAGCGCTCGCTGAACATCGATTTCCTGCTCGGCTATCTGAAGGGGCTGCTCGAAACGCGGAGGGACCTGAAGCTGGTGATTTCGTCCGCCACGCTGGACGCCGGGGCGTTCTCGGAATTCTTCGGTGGCTGCCCGGTGATCGAGGCTCCCGGCCGGACTTTCCCGGTGCAGGAGGTCAGCCTGCCGGGCGACGAGGATGAGGAGCTTTCGAGCCAGGTGGTGCGCGGAGTGGAGTGGCTGAACGACGTCGATCCACGCGGTGACGTGCTGGTGTTCCTGCCCGGCGAGCGTGAGATCCGCGAGTGCGCGGATGCGCTGGTGGGCCAGCGTTATCCGAACACGGAGATCCTGCCGCTGTTCGCGCGGCTCGGTCTCGCGGATCAGCAGAAGGTTTTCAATCCCGGTCGCCAGCGCCGGATCATCCTCGCCACCAACGTCGCCGAAACCTCGCTGACGATCCCGGGGATCGTGTGCGTGATCGACTCCGGTCTGGCGCGCATCAGCCGCTGGAGCCCGGGCCGCGGGGTGCAGCGCCTCCAGGTCGAACCGGTCAGCCAGGCCAGCGCCCGCCAGCGCAAGGGCCGCTGCGGCCGCGTGCGCGAGGGCATCTGCGTGCGGCTCTACGATGAGTCCGATCTCACGGACCGCCCGGAGTTCAACGACCCGGAGATCCGGCGCAGCTCGCTGGCGGGGGTGATCCTGCGGATGAAGTCGCTGGGGCTGCCGCCGATCGAGGAATTCCCGTTTCTCGATCCGCCCGCGCCGAAGGCTATCTCCGAGGGGTATCGTACGTTGCGGGAGGTCGGCGCGCTGGACGAGGACAAGGAACTCACCGAGGCGGGCCGTCAGATGTCGCGCCTGCCGGTGGATCCGCGCCTGGGCCGGATGTTGCTGGAGGCGCGCGAGGAGGGTTGCTTGGCGGAAATCCTGCCGATCGTGTCCGGGCTGGAATCGAACGACCCGCGCGAGCGCCCGCCCGAGAAGGCGAAGGAAGCCGACCAGGCGCATGCCCGTTGGAAGGATGACCAGAGCGACTTCACCGGCATGCTGCGCCTGTGGATCGACGTGAACCGTTTCCGCGAGGGACGGAACTGGAAGCGCAATGCCCTGCGGAAATACTGCAAGGACGCGTTCCTCAATTTCCGCCGCGTGACCGAGTGGGCGAACGTCCACGACGAGCTCGCCGAGCTGCTGACGCGTGAGCTCAAATGGAAGCTCCAGCCGCTGGCGGCGACGGTCGAGAAGGCGGCGACCTATCCCGCGATCCATTGCGCGCTGCTGTCCGGAGCCCCGCGCCAGTTCGGCCTGTGGGACCGGGATTCGAAGTCCTACAAGAGCGCCTCGGGCGGATTCTTCGCGATCTTCCCGGGCTCCGGCCTGTTCGGCGGGAAACGCTGGGAGTGGGTGATGGGCATGGAACTCGTCGAGACGTCCCGGCTGTGGGCCCGGCGCGTGGCGCGCATCGATCCGGAGTGGATCGAGAAGGTCGCGCCGCACCTGTGCCGCAGCCGCTATGGCGAGGCGTATTGGGATGAACCGCATGGCGTGGTGTATGGCAAGCAGACGGTCATCTGCGGCGGCCTGCCGATCATCGTGGGGCGGCGCGTGCACTACGGCCGCGTGGACCACAAGGCGGCGAGACAGATTTTCCTGCGCGAGGGCCTGATGGCCGGGAAGCTGCGCCGCAAGGCGGAGTACCAGGCGCGGATGGAGGAACTGCGGGAGGAGATCGGCGCGATCGAGCAGAAGCTGCGTCGACCCGGTGGCCTGTGGAGCGAGGAGGCGGTGGAGGCGTTCTTTGAAAAGGCGATCCCGAATGAGATCGCCACCGCGTCCGCCTTCAACAAGTGGGCGGACAAGAACGGCGAGGCGCTGATGCTTTCCACCACCGACGTGGTGCTGGAGGATCTGGACGATCTCGGGCTGGAGTCGTATCCGGACTCGATCCAGCGCGATGGCGAGGAATACACGCTCTACTACCACGCCGCGCCCGGCGAGCGGGACGATGGGGTGACCATCGGAGTCCACATCGACCAGCTCCCGCATCTCCCGGACTGGTTGCCGGCGTGGGGCGTGGGCGGGGACCTGCGTGAGCGGGTGGAGATCCTGATCCGCTCGCTGCCGAAGGACCTGCGCCGTGTTTGCCAGCCGGTGTCCGAGATGACGGACAGCTTCACCTGCCTGTGGCAGGACGCGCCGCCGGACGATGCGCTCGACAAGGTGCTGGCCGCGCATCTGCGCGAGCGCACTCGCTATCCGATCGAGCCGAAGGATTTCGATTTCAGCAAGCTGCCGCCGGAACTGGTGACGAAGGTGTGGGTCTGCGATGACGAGGGCCGTGAGATGGCCTTCGGCACCGACGTGGCCGCGCTGAAGATGAAGCTGGCGGGTCGACTGAAGTCCCGCTTCGAAGCCGCGGCGAACGAGTCGTGGGAACGCCGGGGGATGAACGCGTGGGACGGCGAAGCGCTGCCGCTGCGTTCCGAAACGTCCGCCGGGGTCGCGTATCCGGCGCTGGTGGACGAAGGCGGATCGATCGGCGTGCGGGCGTTTTCGAACGAGGAGGAGGCGTTCCAAGCTCATCGCGGCGGCTGCGTGCGGTTGCTGCACCTCGCCCAGGCCGACCAGGTGAACCATTTGCGGAAACGCTTCCCGCTGGGGATGGTCGCGAAGATCGAGCTGCCGCGCCTCGGGGTGGGCGGCACCGCCGTCGAGGACCTGATCGCACTGGCCGCGGAAGGGGCGATGGGGCGGGTGCTGCCGCGTTCGCCCGCGGAGTTTCACAAGACGGCGCAGAACGCCCGCGGGCTGTGGCACGATGCGGCCGCGAAGATCGGCCACGCGCTCGATGAGATGCTCGTCCATTTGCCAGAGATCCGCCGCTGGCTGGACGCCCATCGCGGCAACCGGAACTACGACGAGATCGTGCGGGATGTGGACGAGGAGCTTTCGTGGCTGTTCCGCGCTCGGTTCGCGTGGCGGGCGGGGTTCGCACGCTTCCTCGATTATCCACGGCGCTTGCGGGCGATCCGGTCGCGGCTCGGGCGGGTGGATTCGTTGCCGCTGGTGAAGGATCTGGAGAAGGTGGACCGCTTTGTGAAGTTCTGGGACCCGTGGATGAACCGTTGGGTGGCCAAGCCGGAGGACCCGCGGCTGTGGGACCACGGCTGGCAGTTGGAGGAGTTCCGCGTCTCGCTCTTCGCGCCGGACGTGCCGGTGCTGGCGAAGGTGTCGGAGAAGAAGCTGGCGGAGTTTGTTTGA
- a CDS encoding protein-tyrosine phosphatase family protein, whose protein sequence is MLVEHYTLVPGKLFAGEFPGHPNPATSLARLASLAEEGVRTFLDLTPVEDPLEPYEEQLAEVMPGLRYFRHPIPDMGIPSSPAVMRGILDRIAEETAAGHPVYFHCWGGIGRTGTVAGCWFREQGLGGDAALDAVQKLYSTMPKSERFSTPTSPQTPVQFDYVRRWAK, encoded by the coding sequence ATGCTCGTCGAACACTACACCCTCGTTCCCGGCAAACTCTTTGCCGGTGAGTTTCCGGGCCACCCGAACCCCGCCACCTCACTGGCCCGCCTCGCCAGCCTCGCCGAAGAGGGCGTGCGCACCTTCCTCGACCTGACACCGGTGGAAGATCCCCTCGAGCCCTACGAGGAGCAGTTGGCGGAGGTCATGCCCGGCCTGCGCTATTTCCGCCACCCGATCCCGGACATGGGCATCCCCTCCTCCCCTGCCGTCATGCGCGGCATCCTCGACCGGATCGCGGAGGAAACCGCAGCGGGCCATCCGGTTTATTTCCACTGCTGGGGTGGCATCGGCCGCACCGGCACCGTCGCCGGATGCTGGTTCCGTGAGCAAGGGCTCGGCGGCGATGCAGCTCTGGACGCGGTGCAGAAGCTCTACTCCACGATGCCGAAGTCCGAGCGCTTCTCAACGCCCACCTCCCCCCAAACGCCGGTGCAGTTCGACTACGTCCGGCGGTGGGCAAAGTAG